The DNA segment ggggaggggatggggtgtCAGGCTGGAGAGCCCTcaccctcccagcccctcctcttcCCAACCAACAGGATCTTTTTTAGTGTCCTCCCACCACCAACCCCCACTCCCGGTCAAGCCTTGACCTTGAACTCCGGGGAagccagcggggggggggggggcaaagcaAGCTTCCCggccccctccccacaccccacagccCTCCAGTGCAGTTCTGTTTCTGTGGGTGTGCTgggcttctctttccctcttgggTTTGGACTctttgacctctctctctctctctctctctctctctNNNNNNNNNNNNNNNNNNNNNNNNNNNNNNNNNNNNNNNNNNNNNNNNNNNNNNNNNNNNNNNNNNNNNNNNNNNNNNNNNNNNNNNNNNNNNNNNNNNNNNNNNNNNNNNNNNNNNNNNNNNNNNNNNNNNNNNNNNNNNNNNNNNNNNNNNNNNNNNNNNNNNNNNNNNNNNNNNNNNNNNNNNNNNNNNNNNNNNNNNNNNNNNNNNNNNNNNNNNNNNNNNNNNNNNNNNNNNNNNNNNNNNNNNNNNNNNNNNNNNNNNNNNNNNNNNNNNNNNNNNNNNNNNNNNNNNNNNNNNNNNNNNNNNNNNNNNNNNNNNNNNNNNNNNNNNNNNNNNNNNNNNNNNNNNNNNNNNNNNNNNNNNNNNNNNNNNNNNNNNNNNNNNNNNNNNNNNNNNNNNNNNNNNNNNNNNNNNNNNNNNNNNNNNNNNNNNNNNNNNNNNNNNNNNctctgtgtagccctggctgtcctggaactcactttgtagaccagactggcctcgaactcagaaatccacctgcctctgcctcccaagtgctgagattaaaggcgtgcgccaccacctggcTAAACCCTGTTTCTTTATCACTtgggctctgcctctctgtgtctggGCCATATGTCTCTCTTTCTCGATCCTTCTGCATGTCTTtgtgtcttctctccctctctctctctccctccctccctccctccctacttcctcttttgtggttggttttgctttgagtgtggtttgggttttttttttgagacaggatctcactatggctgccctggaatccagtatgtagaccagcctagcctcgatctcacagagatccagcggcctctgcctcccgagtgctgggatgaaaagtgtgcgccaccacgcccggcttgctttCCTATTTCTGTCTCTTACAGGATCTCCGTCATCTGCCTGCCTCACTGTGAATATAgccttgtttctatttttcttttcttgacgctctaaaaaaaattatttctgataAAGAATTGTGATATGTATAGATAGTTTGCTTGTCCTagcagtggccagaagaggacataagaTCTCTtggcactagagttacagatattttgagctgctatgtggatgttgggaatcaaacctgaatcCTCTAGGGAaaacagccagttctcttaaccccAGAACCACGTCTTTCCTTGGGTTTGGCACGCTCTATGCCCTCCATAGAAGAGACTAGCCCAAGTGAGAAACCCATGTAAGAAACTTGCCTGTGACTCCGCCCCATTTGCCCTCACCCTTCTCAAGTGCCCCAGGGTAGCAGACACACAGTCGCTTCCGGTTTGGAGAGGTTTATTCTGCAGGGAGACGTCCTTCAGAGCACAGTGTGGGAGCCGCGGCTCAGCCCTCAAACTTTTTCTTGCGGCCTTCCATGCCACTCAGTGCGTCGATATTCTTGCGCCAGTCTCCCACCTCCCGGTTTTCCTGCAAGTGGAAAGTCAGAGGTTAAGGACCCTTTCTGGTCTCCATCTCCTGAAGATCCTCTATCTGCCCTCTGGCTTGCTAGACCATTCTGTGCTGGAAGCCTGAGTAAGAATATGATtctaggccgggcgtggtggcgcacgcctttaatcccagcactcaggaggcagaggcaggtggatttctgagttcgaggccagcggatttctgagttcgaggccagcctggtctacaaagtgagttccagggcagccggggctatacaaagaaaccctgtctcgaaaaaaaccaaaaaaaaaaaaaaaaaaaaaaaaaagaatatgattcTAGAGCATTTCCTGTCCCTTCGGTCAACCTGGCAAACTTCCTGTCATCATTTCCCATCTCCCCGTCTACCTCCAGTCACACTCATGCACTTCCTGTCTCCCCATGTACATCTAGTCTTCCCCCATGTATTTTCTGTGTCCTCCATGTACTTCCTGTGTCTCCCATGTACTTCCTGTGTCCCCCATGCACTTCCTGTCTCCCCATGCACTTCTGTCCCCCATGTACATTTAATCTTCCCCGTGTATTTCCTGTGTCCTCCATGCAATTCCTGTCTCCCACGTGCACTTCCTGTCCCCCATGTACATCTAGTCTTCCCCATGTACTTCTTGTCTTCCCCATGCATCCCTGTCTCCCCTATGCACTTCCTATCTCCCCCATGCACTTCCTGTCTCCCCTATGCACTTTCTGCCCCTCATGCACCTCCAGTCTTGTTGCACTTCCTGCCCCTCGATACTTCCTCTCTCCCTAATACACTGTCTTCCCtcctgacttcttgagttctctttATCAGTACTTCTCACTAGACCCCAAGTGTGTCTGCTCTCTGTCTGGACCACTCAGGCCTCCCCAAGTGTCTTCCTTCTCACCCTAGCCCACACTCACCTTCTCAATGTCCTCCTTCTTCACCTGCTTGAGGTGGGCCCTCAGGTCCAAGGATTCCTTGGCCCGGGTCCCCAGCAGCGCCTGCATCATGGCGTCTGCAGAGATCCTCACTCTTCGGAGGGTGGGCCGCTTAAACTTGCCACGCAGGTCATAGATTTTCTGGGTCAAATCTGCAATCTGGGGAGGACCATATGGGGCGTGGAGCCCccatcttccctctgcttccttcctcccttcctcccttcctaacAATGCTTCCTTGTCCCGATCTTGCTCTCCGTGGTATCtaatcttcctcctctcttccagctCCGGCCCCAGACTAAAGCCCTGGGCCTGATGCTCCTAGCAGCATCCCTCAAAGCGTCTAACACAACTCCAGCCGACGACCTGCAGCTCATTGTTCCCTGTCCCAGAGCTCAACTCAATGCTCAGTTTCTACAGGTCTGTTTGTGCCACCCAGGCTCTACTCTGCAGAGACCGCTTCCTTCGCCTCGAGGTACCTGTGCCACCGCCAGCTCTCTGCTTAGAGTTATCTCAAGCCCGAGCGTCCATAGCCCTCAGCCCGAAGCTACAGTCTGGAGATCTCGGTCTAAAGTGAATGTGCCCAGGCTTCCCCAGGCTCCCCACCTCAGTGATGTTCTTGGTGACTTTTGCTTCCACGTCATATCTCTCTTCATCCACTTTGTCCACCCGAGCGTGAAGCTGTCGGCATAAGTCCTGATGAAGGAACGCGAGGGTGCTCAGAGGGGGGCTGGAGATTGCGTTCCCTGATCTGAGAGAGGAGACCTCTGGGTCTGAGGAAGGAGGCCTAGGCTCTGGATCCCCGAGTTTGAGAGAGGAGTGCTGGGGTCTGGACTCCTGCGTCTGAGGAAGGAGGGGGTGAAAGGAAACTGACTCTGGAATCTGCACTCCAgggcacttaaagaaatatggcCGGGAGCCAAGAATTCTGAGACCTGGCAGCTAGAGGCTGGAGAAATACACTGGGTTTTGAAGCTGTAGGGCTGAACGTATTGCTTGGCATAAGGATTGCAGACCCTGAGCAGAACTGGAGATGGTGCTTATGCTCCTGATACCCAAGGCATGCCAGGCCAGAGATGAGGAACATCGGGTCCCAGGCTCACCCGGAATCCCTGCTTTGTAAACTGGTACCTGAAGCTCTTCAAAGCCCAGCCCATCCAACTCCAAAGGCTGGCAACGAGTGCTCAGAACGCGCCCCTTCTCTCCACGTCGCTCCTCTGCTTCTCGTTCCATCTCCTGCTTCGCAATCTGCAGCATCAGAGTCTGCGGAATGGTTGGAGCAGACAAGAGAGTCCCAGAAAGTATAAGAATAACAGATTTCCCTTCATCTCCCAGAGAGACAGAATATCCGAACATCCAcgtttgtgtcttttattcaaAAACTGcctcgttttttttgtttgtttgtgtttttttgtgttttttttgttttttgtttttgtttttgtttttgtttttttgcgcgcgcacgtgtgtatggagggtggggggggagcgGGGGCTGACGAAACACAACCACTCCTCAAAAGCTCCGcccaccaaagcccaccccctccGACCTCACCATCACCTTCAACTGAAGTTTTCTGGAGGCGGAGATCTTAGACTTTTTCTGCCAAGGGGATACGGAGAAAGGTCAGTGTGAGGTCCCAAAGTGGACACTGGGCGGAGTTGCAAGGCACCACCACCCACTCGAGTGCATACCCATTCGGGTCACCCATTCTTCAACCAGAACGCCGAGTCCACTGGAAGCCACGCCCCTCGGTCCCATCTACCAATCTTTGTCTCTGACTAGAGCTACGCACTGCCTTTCTATGCACTGCTAACCACCACGCTCACGCCTAAACCTTGCTGTAGGCAGAGGAGTTCCTCCCACAGGCCGTTGTCACCAAGCCCAACCTGCACTTTTCTGAAATTCTGCCCCACCCATCTGGCTCTGCCCATCACCAAAGTGCTACCACACTACCACTCCTCTCCAAGGCCTTGGTGCCGCCCCTTCTTGGGTCTCAGGATTCTTGAACCCAGAAGCCCATCCGCTAGGACCCCGCCCCACCTTGGCGTGTGGCTCGGTGGCATAGGCTCGGTAGTTGGCAGAGGAGCGGCGTCGGACAGGAGCAGGCGCGGGCTGCGGTTCCCCAGCCTGGAATTGAAGCAGGCTACATCACTACCCAAACCCTCCCATCCAGCCCTTCCCGGATCCCTCACCTCTAGCGGCAGGTTCCCCTGCCCACTGGTCCCCAGCCCTCTCCTTGCAGCACCCACTCTGGGCCGAGGGTTCCCTACCCCACTTCTTAGCTCACAGCTCACCGCATCGCTGCTCCTGAAGAGAGAGAAGCCATGAAGAGGAAATCACTGACGGTGGTCCCCCCTGACCAAAAGGTTGGGGCTACCTCTTCTACTTTCTTGAACCCCAGGAGTCTGAATCCCAAATTCTTACCTCGTTTCTACAGAAATCTAACCACCCTTACCTCCTACTCTCTCAGGACAAGTATCCGACCTGGTTGCACCCTCCAGACCGACCGCACCTCTCCCTGTTCTTTGGGGTCTCCAGCCTAAGGTTACCAAGATTCACATACTCGTCCGCCATGCTGATCTCCAGAGGCAGAGATCGGGATCGGAGATTCCTGGAGGGTCCTGGAAGGGTGTCCTCGGTGACCTTGGAGGTCTCTAGAGGTTGGGTTCCCTCTGGGCTGCTCAAGTCTCACTGAGGACTCTGAGATAAGGGGCGAGGACAAAGGCTAAATATACTGCTGTCTCCTCCCCTGCCCAGGATGAGCGATAACAGGGTGTGAGGGGAGCCGTGTGCAAAGCTCCAGTTGGGTCAACCAAGGATCTACACCCCTCCTCCTTCTGACTCTGGCgccccagctccctcctccctcagacttaGGAAAACCCGGAGCAAGCTCCCTCTTCTCTCAAATCCAAGAGTCCAGACTTCAGCTTCCCGTGTTCATACCCAGAAATCCAAGCCGGCCTTCTGTCCTCACACCTAGGCCGCTCACTGAACTGTAGTCTTTCTGAAACCTagtgtgttctttctctcccccacgTTTCTGTCGGTTTCAGTGCCCCTGGCGTGTTTAGTTTGAAGGTTCCTGGGTAGGACCCTAGATCGCAGCCTTCACTGCTGTGAAATTCAGCCAAGTCCACTTGCAAACCCACAACCGGGGTCCATCCCTGCTGTTCCCGACACCCCCCCCTCTTGGCACTAGAGACCGACTGAGGAGAGGACACACAGAAAGGTGACCCTGCGCTTTTTATTTGAATCACATTCAAGGGAGGCTATGCCCTTGTCCTTCCCAGAAGTAACATGTCAAGAAGGGCCCAAGACAAAAGAGAGGATCTGGAGCCCAGGGTTGTACCTTCAGCCCTCGATCCTTGTCAGGATAAGTCTCAGATAACAGTCTAgggcccaccccacccccgccccccaaataCTACAACTGAGAGTTCCAGGAAAGGAATTTGAAATTCTAGTTCTATTACTGGGGTTGAGAAGGGACGCAGAGTAAAACACCATTGCAACGGTGGGCTGAGCTGGCGGTGTCAATCCCTAGGCCTGCTTCAGCAGTTAAAGGTGGGCTACGTGGTCCCTGGGGTTCATGTGTCATGTTTTGGAGGTGCCTTCACCGACGACGTTGCCATAGCTTCCTGGAGTGGGCTTATCACTTCCGGAGGAGAGGCCAGGTCGGCTTGGGGAAGGCTGATCGCTTCTACGGGCAGGACTAGCTCAGCCTGGGGTGGGCTAATTGCTTCTAGAGGCGAGGCCCGGTCAGCCTGAGGTGGGCTCATCGCCTCTAGAGGTGGGAGCTGGTCAGCTTTGGGTGGGCTCACCGCTTCTAGAAGAGGGGCCTGGTCGGCCTGGGGTGGACTCATTGTCTCTAGAGGCGGGGCCAGGTCAGCCGGGGGTGGGCTCATGGCCTCTAGAGTGGGGGCCTGGTCAGCCTGGGGCGGGCTTATCGATTCTGGGGGAGGGGCTAGGACTTTGGAGGGCGCGGGTCCAGATTCCACAGCTGAGTCTCCGCCACCCGGAGTGGAGTCCCCTAATTTGTAGAACCGCGCAAAAGTCTCCGAGGGTTTGGCTACAGTGTGAGGGGCGAACCCAGCCACCCGCGCTATCTCCACAACGCGGTCAGAGAACGCCTTCAACTCTTTGGGCCGCAGGTCCACCAAGTACCTATTTTGGGAAACTATGTGTGAGGAGACCTGGCTTTTGGCCCAGCTGGAACCTTCCCGCCCCACTCCTCTGGCTCACCGAGCTAATTCCACAACCAGGTTCCCTCCTGGGGCCACGCAAGCCCCGAGCTCAGGGCTGAGAAGATGGACCATCCTGAGGAGAGAAAGGACTGGGAGCTGAGATACACAGGTGGGGACGGAGGTCCAGAGCAGGACGGAGATTGCAAAGCTGAAGTCTGACGAGAAAACTGGGGCCCAATCCTAGGTCTCTGTGTGTCCCACTTACCCACAGGACACATAGAGGAGCTGGAACCGGCCCTGGTAGCAAGTCTTGTGGTGGAGAGTCTGCGAAGAATCGAGAGGCAGAAAGTGGATAGTGAAGGGCTCTTGAGCAGGCactgaaagagaagggaagaaaagggtcAGCCCTGggactgaagagctggctcagttgCTAAGCGGGCTTGATAATCTTTCAGAGACCCTGAGTTTTGCACCCAGAACCCAAGTGAGACagacagcttacaaccacctttaactcTAGTTTCTGGGGATAtggtgccctcttgtggcttccGAAGGCACCtacatgtgtgcttgcacacacacacacacacacacacacacacacactgagacagggtttctctgtgtaagcttggctgtcctgaaactcgttctgtagaccagactggcctcgaactcagagatccgcctgcctctgcctttgcctcccaggtgctgggatcaaaggtgtgcgccaccacagcctggatATGAATATAAATCTTGAGAGTCAAAGAGATGTTCACACAAGATGCAAAGCATTGGAGTTCCCACTCCTTATCTTCtacttttgttttgagtcaggctcTCATCTTGTAGCTGAAGATATCTGAAACTGTGACCCAAACCAGGCatttcctcctgtctcagccttctgagtaacAGGCGTGCACTGATGCACTGCCCACGGCCagctttcttggccttttctttaaagtgattgattgattgattgattaattgatttatGGTGATGGTGTGTGCCACAGTATGTGTGGGAAGATAAGGTGACAAcctttactgagtcatctctctctgtccatcATTACTTGGATCCCAGGGATCGAACTTGAGCTTCAAGGCCCTGCAAGCACATCGCACGTCTCCTTGCTGAGCTATCTtgtcgagtgctgggattaaaggcgtgcgccgccacgccctgcactccttccttttttttttttttttttgttccaccTTTgtttcgtctttttttttttcatcacactcttccttttttttttttttttttaatttccctgaACAGGATTGATGCAAATCTGGGGAGATGGGCCCACGAGGCAGagacccattttacagataggaAAGAAAGTGGATGGTCCCTTGAATGAAGGAACGGGCATCTAGGGAGAGATGAGTTAAGGACTGGAATAGAAAGGACAGCCAGAATCCATGTAGGGAAAGTGTATAGGGAGGGATGTAGAGGGCTCCCAGTTAGAACTCTAGAGAGGGCTGAGAATCCTCCTGGTGGGGTCAGGGTTGGGGAAagggagggcaagagagaaaaagagaacgaACATCAACGAGAGAGCATCTGCCCAGGTCTTCCAAACCAACTCCGTCAAagcctggggggaaaaaaacggTGACAATCTGAAGTTTGCAGCTGCTGGCTACCTACCATCTGGCTCGGGCGACTCTGTCTCCTCCACGTTCCCCCGGATGGCTCTCGGGCCCCTCCAGGCGGCCACTTCTCGGAACAGCTCTGTCACATTGTGCTGCGTGATCTCGCTTGCAGTCTGcccaggagaaagggggaggggccgATGTTAGGCTTTGAACAATAGGGGTAGGTAAGGGCGGGGCTTACTGTGTACAGCCAGCCACAAACTAGAATTCCTTGTGACTTGTCCAGGGCTGGATGTAGGACTTAGTAAGAGAACTGGGTCATAGTTCTCCAAGATAGGGACCAAGAAGTTGGGGACAGAGCCTGTTACTTGGATGGAGACACTGGACCAAAATAAGGGATGGAGCTCAAAAAAGCGCTGGCGCTACTAGGCGGAAAAGGCAGGCTTGGAAGGACGAGAGAGCAGGAACTTGTCTGCTGGCCCTAACCCTAGTCCCACCGGGCTCACACCTTGACTGGTTGTCCGTTACTCGTCCGTAAGAGGCTTTGGTCGTCCGCCTCGATGCCAAAAGCCACAAATGGCCCCGTGGCGATGTCCCCCCAGTATCCGCGCGCAGCCACGCGTTACCCACGctggaaaaaacacaaaaaaaaaaaaaagaaaaaaaaaaaaaaaaaaaaaaaaaaaaaaaaaaaaaccaaagggatGAGATCGCAAGTGAGGTCCAAACTGGGGACCTTTACTGGTAAATACCTAAAATACACAGACCAGGGGCTTGCGACTAGACACGCACGTGGCTCAGGAGGCGACCCGACGCCAGAGTCCTGTTGGGCACATGGTAAGCAGTCAAGTCTCTGAGCTCAAAAGCAACACCCGTGTCCCGCCAGCGTCGGAATTCCTGGATATGGATGACTTGGGCCTGGAGTAGAGGATAGGAAAGAAGGCCCAGATTAATCTGGTATAGGGATCCCAACCTTATACCTATAGGAATTCCTCCCACTTCAAACTCCAGGGTCCagacccactcctccttcctcagaCCTAGGTAGGAGTCTAGATCTCAGTCCTCCTTCCTCATATATGGGCGCGAAGTCTCAGCCGTCTTCCTTCCCTCTGGACTCAGATGCTGGCCACCTGCTCCAAAGCTTCCTCACCCCTCGATCATGCAGCTTCATGCGTAGGTCCCAGTCGGCAACACCACGCCGGGCATCGTAGCGGGAACCCAGGTAGTGGCGCAACCTCGAGTCCCA comes from the Mus pahari chromosome 19, PAHARI_EIJ_v1.1, whole genome shotgun sequence genome and includes:
- the Dnaaf3 gene encoding LOW QUALITY PROTEIN: dynein assembly factor 3, axonemal (The sequence of the model RefSeq protein was modified relative to this genomic sequence to represent the inferred CDS: substituted 1 base at 1 genomic stop codon) produces the protein MTTPAGSGAGYGTVSWWGLSPALDLQAESPPVDPDSQSKTERKVPELDALLLGSVDGRHVLRTLARAALWPLRRFNFYMLENNLEAVARHMLIFSLALEEPEKMGLQERSEIFLELWGNALLRPSVAAFLRTQASHLANLIPEPDRLEEQLPWLNLRLLKFRERDALEAVFRFWSGGEKGPEVFPMSRLWDSRLRHYLGSRYDARRGVADWDLRMKLHDRGAQVIHIQEFRRWRDTGVAFELRDLTAYHVPNRTLASGRLLSHRGXRVAARGYWGDIATGPFVAFGIEADDQSLLRTSNGQPVKTASEITQHNVTELFREVAAWRGPRAIRGNVEETESPEPDVPAQEPFTIHFLPLDSSQTLHHKTCYQGRFQLLYVSCGMVHLLSPELGACVAPGGNLVVELARYLVDLRPKELKAFSDRVVEIARVAGFAPHTVAKPSETFARFYKLGDSTPGGGDSAVESGPAPSKVLAPPPESISPPQADQAPTLEAMSPPPADLAPPLETMSPPQADQAPLLEAVSPPKADQLPPLEAMSPPQAELVLPVEAISLPQADLASPPEVISPLQEAMATSSVKAPPKHDT
- the Tnni3 gene encoding troponin I, cardiac muscle isoform X2; translation: MADESSDAAGEPQPAPAPVRRRSSANYRAYATEPHAKKKSKISASRKLQLKTLMLQIAKQEMEREAEERRGEKGRVLSTRCQPLELDGLGFEELQDLCRQLHARVDKVDEERYDVEAKVTKNITEIADLTQKIYDLRGKFKRPTLRRVRISADAMMQALLGTRAKESLDLRAHLKQVKKEDIEKENREVGDWRKNIDALSGMEGRKKKFEG
- the Tnni3 gene encoding troponin I, cardiac muscle isoform X1, producing the protein MADESSDAVSCELRSGAGEPQPAPAPVRRRSSANYRAYATEPHAKKKSKISASRKLQLKTLMLQIAKQEMEREAEERRGEKGRVLSTRCQPLELDGLGFEELQDLCRQLHARVDKVDEERYDVEAKVTKNITEIADLTQKIYDLRGKFKRPTLRRVRISADAMMQALLGTRAKESLDLRAHLKQVKKEDIEKENREVGDWRKNIDALSGMEGRKKKFEG